Sequence from the Fictibacillus arsenicus genome:
TTTTTAATCATCGGCCACACAAACGGCAGAAAGATAAGGAAAGCTGTGCACCAGCGCAAAAAGGACAGTGAAACGGGCGGCAAACTGCTCGTAATCGCCCGTCCGATCACGAAATTTCCTCCCCATATTAAAGTAGCCACAATAAGCAGTACGTATGGATTCACTTTTTTCATCGTAGATCTCACCGCTTTTCTGTAGATTAAGTCTATTTAGCGTGCAATAAGGTCTAAATGCGGATGCATTAGGTCTAGATTCAAAAAATTAAGTCTTCTCAGATATAAATTAGGTCTAATTTGAAATATATAGGTCTTTCGACAAATCTTCTATATTCCTCTTACTATAGCAGTTCTGAATAAGAGCAGTAAAAGTTCTGCTTATCACCAGTAAAATTAGTCAATTCGCCTTAATCTTAAAATTCCAAGCTTTTTCTCTTTAAAAATTCTTCCAATAAGGTACAATTGAAACTAAAATCATTTTAATACTTTACTTCGTTAAGTAAAAGCAGAAGAAAGAAGATGACATGATGAAACCATACCGAACGTATTTGATATTATTCTTTGTTATGATTGCGTGGGGTTTGAACGTAACGGCGACGAAAATTCTCGTTACGAACTTTTTGCCTGTTACCATCACGGGTATCCGTGTGTTAACAGCAGGATTAACCGTATTTCTGCTTCTTTTTTTAATAAAAAAAGGCCGATGGCTGACAAAAAAGGAATTCTGGTACGTTTTTGTTGCCTCACTATTTAATGTTGTTGCCCATCACTATTACTTGTCGATCGGACTGACTGGAACGACTGCTACAAACGGCGGATTGATCATGGGGATGTCGCCGCTTCTCACGACTATTCTGGCTATCCTTTTTATTGGTACACCTTTAACGCCTCTGCGCGGCATTGGTCTTTTGCTAGGATTCACCGGAGTTGCTTTCATCGTCCTTGAAGGCAGTGAGGTTACGGGGATTTCGTTCGGAGATGCTTATATTCTTTTATCAGTACTCACTCAAGCTGTAAGTTTCATCTTGATTAAACGCGTGGCCCACACGCTCGATCCACGCTTGATGACCGGTTATATGATGGTCATCGGTTCGCTGTTCTTGATCGTGATCGGACTATTTGAAGAGCCTGAAGGGTTTGCAGGGATCATTGAGAATTCTACCGTCCCGCTATGGCTGATCTATTTCGCTTCTGCCTGTATCGCAACAGCCGTTGGGCATATGCTTTATAACGAGGCAATCGGAAAAATCGGTGCATCCGAAGCATCGATCTTCATAAACTTAAATCCTTTCTTCGCATTAGTCGGCGCATCACTCTTTTTAAATGAAAAAATCGGATTTCAGCACATCTTAGGCTTTTTACTCATTATCACTGGCGTTCTGTTAGGGTCTGGTGCAGTTGATGAGATCCGAAACCGAAGACTGCGCAAAAAAGATGCCGCCTAAACTTGTAACATAATAATAAATTCACTATCAAATCGCATCGTAATTCGTTGCGATTTTTTTTGCATAAAAGGGGCTACACTTCGTTTTAGAATGCTTTATAGCCTGCCAAAGGATTGAAAGACAATTAAATCGAATAGTTATAAGGGATGGAATTTATCTAAAAAAATGGGGGGGAGTAACCAGATGTTTGAAAAATTTAATTTTGACTTAATTTATCGGGAGCGAGATGACTTCACCCCTCTAGTGGTAATGATGTGTGGTGTGGCTGGTTCTGGGAAAACGACATTCTCACAACTATTAGAAAAAGAAGGCTTTGTACGTCTATCAATTGATGAAGAAATATGGGCTGTGAATGGTCGTTACGGGGTTGATTTCCCACTTGAAAAGATTGAGGAATACAAGAAAGTAGCAGAAAGTAAATTGCGCAATTATTTAATAGAGTTGATTCATGATAAACAACAGGTGGTCATTGACTTCAGTTTTTGGGATCGTGCAAGAAGGGATCAATATAAACAACTTATTGAAAAGGCCGGCGGTAAGTGGCAGCTTATTTATTTAAAAGTTCACCCTGATGATTTGCGTGAACGGCTTAAAATACGGAAAAGACGCTTTGATGCTAATGCGTTCCCTATTACAGAAGAAGTTTTAACTTCCTACCTTAATGGTTTCGAAATACCAAAAGGTGAAGGAGAAATTGTAATTGAAAACTAAACCTATAAAATAAACCGAGCAGACAATAATCTGGTCGGTTTTATTCCTTTACCCTATGAACCTATTATAGATGGATTTCGCTTCTGCCGTATTTTTCGTTCCATGAACGAGCGCACGGCCGTCTTTAAAAAGGACGAATCGGCGGCTGTCACTTTCAACTTCAAGCAAATACGCGTTTCGCCGTACTTTTCCATGAGATACAAGTCTTCTCTCCATCTCTTCCAAGTCGATCTCTCGGTTGTAAGATGGGCGAATCTGGACCGTATCCCTGCCGCATAACACAGCCGTTTTCAATTCAGCCTTTCTTTCTAAATAAGGATACGCCGGATTAGCTCCACAGGATGGACAATCCTCTTTTTTCGCCTTTTCCATTCCCAGCTGCATCTGCTGATTCTCCCAAAGATCAAAGGTTACGATCTTACGTCTAACCGCTTGGAAATCCTCAACGAGTATCTTTAATGCTTCTGCTGTCTGGTAAGCGACCACCATCTGAACCGCTGGCGCAATGATTCCAACCGTATCACACGTTTGGCCGTTCGCCGGAATTTTATCAAGAAGACAGTTCAGGCACGGCCCTTCTCCCGGGAGGATCGTATAGCTGATTCCGTAGCTTCCGACACATGCACCGTAGATCCAGGGCACCTGATATTTTTGAGCCAGATCGTTGATCATGAGCCTCGTCTCGAAGTTATCCGTAGCATCCATAATAAGATCGATTCCCGAGATCAGCTCTTCTGCTTCCTCGATCCCCATATCCATCACATGAGCCTGGATTTCAACATCACGATTGATCATTTGCAGACGGTTTTTGGCAGCAATAACTTTTGGCAGCTGATTCCTTGCATCATCTTCTGAATAAAGCTGCTGACGCTGAAGATTCGTCCAGTCCACATAATCCCGGTCAACGAGGACAATCCTCTTTACTCCTGCACGGGTGAGCGCTTCAGCACTGGATGCACCAAGTGCCCCTGCTCCAACGATCAGCACGCTCTTCTCCCGTAATTTCGTCTGTCCTTTTTTACCTATCGGATTAAAAAGTTCTTGTCTCGAATATCTGTCATTCACTTCACACTCAACCCTTCTAAAGGACTGCACGCTGTTGCCGTTTCTTTTCTCGGGATTCTGCCCGCTTCAAACCCTAGCTGCCCGGCTTCTACAGCCATCTTCATCGCCAGAGCCATCTTCACAGGATCCTTTGCACCTGCGACCGCTGTGTTCAGAAGCACGCCATCTGCCCCAAGCTCCATCGCAATCATCGCGTCACTAGGCGTACCGATTCCGGCGTCCACGATCACCGGGACCTTCGTCTGCTCGATGATAAATTTTAGATAGAGAGGATTAATGATTCCCTGCCCAGAACCGATCGGAGAAGCAGCAGGCATGATCGCATGCGCACCCAGTTCTTCCAGACGTCTCGCCAGCACGACATCATCCGATGTGTAAGGCAGTACAATGAATCCTTCTTTTAGCAGTTCATCTGTCGCTTTTAATGTTTCTACAGGGTCAGGCAGCAGCGTTTTGTCGCAGCCGATTACTTCTACTTTTACCATATCACATAATCCGGATGCTTTCGCCAGTTTTGCAATGCGTACTGCTTCTTCAGCTGTTTTGGCACCCGCCGTGTTTGGCAGCAGGGTGTATTTTTTCAAATCAAGCATCTCCAAAAAGTTTGGCTGACTCGCTTCATAGATGTTCATCCGGCGTACGGCAAACGTTAAAATCTCAGAACCGGAAGCGTCTACCGCTTTTTTCTGTATCTCAAAATCCGGGTACTTTCCTGTTCCTAAAAGCAGTCTTGATGAAAATGAATAAGGTCCAATATGTAACATAAGATCATCCTCCTCCAACAAATCGCACAAGTTCGATTTTGTCGTTTTCTTTTATTTGGGTATTATTTTGTTTTTCGTTCTGGATAATTTCCTCGTTCACTTCTGCGATGATAATCTGGTCGTTCAGTTTCAAATGTTCGAGCAGTTCTTTAACTGATTTCAGTGCATCTGGCACCTGTACTACATCGCCGTTGATTTTAAGTTTCATATAAACGCACCTCACTTTCTATTTGGTCGGCAATTATTTTACCGGTGACGGGTGACAGAAGGATTCCGTTGCGATAATGACCTGCCGCAACATGTAACCCCTCATGCTGCGGATGATGGCCGATATAAGGTTTTCCATCTTTGGTCTGAGGACGAATTCCCGTCCATGCTTTTTCAAACGCGGCTTTATTTAAATCGGGGACCATCTGTTTCGCTCGTTCCATCAATTCAAAAATACCTGCAAACGTAATTTTTTCATCGAATGTATGTGGAACACTTGTGGCACCAACAAAGATTCGGTTGTTTCGTTTTGGCACAAGATAACAGCCGTTGTATTTTACGGTTCCGTGCAGAAGCGGGTCGCTGGTCATAAACGAAATGCATTCGCCTTTTACCGGAACCATCTGGAGTTCAGGCAATAGGTTTGAGCTCCACACGCCGCCTGCTAAAATGACGTGATCTGCAAAAATAGTTTTCGAATCTGTTTCAACACCTTTTACCTTGTTTCCGCTTTGGATGAGTTGAACCGCTTCTGTTTGTTCTTTTACTTCTGTTCCGTAAAACGTTGCGCCTTCCAGGTAAGCTTTTGTCAGTTGTACCGGAGAAACCTGACCGTCATTCGGAAAATAAAGAGCTCCAAGTGCTCTGTTTGAGATGGCTGGCTCCCGTTCTTGCAACTGACTAGACGATAGCCAGCTGACCGTTTCACCCTGAAGTGTATCCCGTTCTGCCCGTTGTTGATGCCGATCACACTCGTCTTCCTTAAAAGCGAGTTCATAGATTCCATTTTCCATGAGTTCGATGTCAATACCGCTAATCTCGTACAGTTCTCGCGACAGATCTCGAAACATCTGCCGACTCATTTTTGCGAGCGGATAGAAAGGATCATCCACATTGAACTCCATTTGTGCGCCAAGCATGCCAGCTGCGGCACTGGATGCTCTCTCTCCGACTTTGCCTTTTTCCAGCAGAAGAACTTTCTTTTGCTTTTTGGATAGCTGATAGGCGATGGAACATCCGATCACACCGCCTCCAATCACAATGGCATCATACGTTAAGCTCATTCCAAACCTCCAATTCGCGTTTGTAATTTTTCGCTGCTTCAAGCGGTGATTCAGCTTCTAAAATTCCAGACATTACGGCAATGCCAGCAGCACCTGTATGAAGAACCTCACAAACGTTTTCCGCCTTAATGCCTCCGATTGCGATAACTGGCACCGATGTTTGCTCTACAATATGATGCAACGGCTCAATACCCCTAGGATCTTGCTCTCGTTTTGATTCTGTCCAGAAAACATGGCCATAAAGGAGGAAATCTGCCCCTTTTTGTTCAGCATTTTGCGCTTCCTCCAAAGAATGGACCGAACAGCCAATCATCATATCTGGAAAAGCTGCCCTGACAAGAGCTGCGTCCAAGCTGTGGTAAGCTAGCTGAACTCCTTTCGTCTGCCAGCAAACAGCCACATCGACACGATCATTTATGATAATTTTACTCATGGGCACGCCGTTTCTTTTAAGCTGTTCGAGCAACTGGGTCAGTTCTTTCGCAGTCTTTGTTTTTTCACGTATGTGAAGAGCTGTTATGTATGTATGGATGTCGCGTGCGATACGGGTGATCTCATCACCAGTTTGCTTGCCGTTTGTGATGACATGCAGTTGTTTTTTCACAATAAAAAAACCACCTCCTTTATGCAGCAAAGAGGTGGTTTCACAAATTTTTAGCGGATAATATCGTTAAAGATCTGTTCCACACACCACTTCCCTACGCTGGTTCTAACCAAATCAGGTTCCAAGGGTCTTAAAGTTCACTTCAATCTCAGCCTTCTAAAAGGCACCCCTAGTGGCAATAAGTATTCATTTTTTATATTTTCATTCTATCGTTTAAGGGCTTACATAACAACCGGTTTTATAACAATAAATACGCGAGTGGAGTCGCTAAGATTAACGCCAACACCGTACGCTGGAACCAGATCAGCACAAGCTTCGGCAAACTGACCGGAATATCCGTTGACAGCACACACGGAATACTTGCTGAAAAGAACAGTATAGAAGCTACAGAAACAACCCCGATTACAAATTTTGTTACAAGTGCTGCTTCGGCAACAAGCAATGCTGGCAGGAACATCTCAGCAACTCCGATTGACGCCGCTTTCGCAGCAAGCATGGCATCCGGAAGCTGAAGCGCCCATGTGATTGGATAGAACACGTAGCCAATCCAGTCAAAAACAGGCGTGTATTCTGCTAACAATAGGCCGATCAGACCAACGCTCATGATCGAAGGCAATATACTCATCGCCATCACGAAGCCGTCTTTTAAGTTGGACCAGATATTAGTCAAAAAAGCAGGAGCGTTCTGTGATGAATCCATCGCATTTCTCCACGCGGTTTGCAGATATTTCTCGGTTACCACTTCCTCAGGGTGACCTTCGCCATCTGAGTACGTATCATCCATTCGGCTTAAAGGACGGATTCGAACCGTAATTGCTGTTACAAGGAATGTCACGACAAGTGTCGTCCAGAAGTAGGTGTTCCACATTTCCATGAGACCGAGCGTGTTTGCCACAACGATCATGAACGTTGCAGAAACGGTAGAGAACCCTGTCGCGATAATGGCCGCTTCTTTCACCGTATACTTTCCTTCTTTAAACACGCGGTTCGTGATCAGAAGGCCAATGGAATAGCTTCCTACAAATGAGGCAACGGCATCAACCGCTGACCTGCCCGGTGTTTTCCAGATGGGCCGCATGATTTTTTGAACGAGCACTCCAATGAACTCCATCAGACCATATCCTACGATAAACGCTAAGAACACCGCTCCGATTGGAACAAGCAATCCTACAGGAATAACGAGTTTTTCGAATAAAAACGGCCCCATGTTCGGGTCGCTTAACCAGCCCGGACCCCATTCAAAATAAAGAAGAACGGCTGCAACCAATCCCACAACTTTTAACAGAGAGAACGTGGTTGTGACCCGGTCTTTGTTCCACGTTTTCGTATAAAAAGGATAAACAGCGCCAAGAAGAATAACGAGCAATGCATAGAGCGGAACGGCTTCACCCGCCGTATCCCTTACCCAAGTCACGAGGTGATCGAGCGGAATAGACGACTTTCCTTTGACCGTAATCGGAATGAAGAACATGAAAATACCAACTGCACTGAACAAAAGAAATTTTAAGGAATGAGACCAGGAACCTGCAGTTTTCACTTCTTTCAACTCCCTTTCCGTGTGATAAGCCCGCCGTGCCAGGCTCTCTCTACAGTTTATCGGGACAAAGTTCGAATTATGCCGAGTCCTGCTTGTACAATTTTTATAAGTTATTTTCCCTTTCTGTACCTTTTCATGTCTGATTATCACGTGTCTAGGGAATAACATTTACATAATCAAAAAACAGGAGTGTTTTGAATGAAGTATTTTATTAACGTTAATAAAAGTGTGGAAGAAGAGTATGGAAAGATGTTTGTTTATGATCCTGACCGCAACAAGGAAAACGAAGATGAACTTGAAGTGCTAAACAACCTGGACGAACAGGATCAAGGCAAGCCTTATATCTTTCCGAAAAGCTTTTTGTTAGAGGTTTCGGCTGAGGATTATGAGAGGTATGCTGAGGTTAAAAAGAGGAATGGAGATGTGGAGTCGGTTACGGAGTCGATTTTGGAAAGATATAAAAGGTAAAGAGCTGCCGAATTTGGCAGCTCTTTTTTCTCTATGAACCAAAGTCTCTGGTCTATGGGTCAAACTAGGTTTCAATGGGTCAAACC
This genomic interval carries:
- a CDS encoding DMT family transporter, coding for MMKPYRTYLILFFVMIAWGLNVTATKILVTNFLPVTITGIRVLTAGLTVFLLLFLIKKGRWLTKKEFWYVFVASLFNVVAHHYYLSIGLTGTTATNGGLIMGMSPLLTTILAILFIGTPLTPLRGIGLLLGFTGVAFIVLEGSEVTGISFGDAYILLSVLTQAVSFILIKRVAHTLDPRLMTGYMMVIGSLFLIVIGLFEEPEGFAGIIENSTVPLWLIYFASACIATAVGHMLYNEAIGKIGASEASIFINLNPFFALVGASLFLNEKIGFQHILGFLLIITGVLLGSGAVDEIRNRRLRKKDAA
- a CDS encoding AAA family ATPase; protein product: MFEKFNFDLIYRERDDFTPLVVMMCGVAGSGKTTFSQLLEKEGFVRLSIDEEIWAVNGRYGVDFPLEKIEEYKKVAESKLRNYLIELIHDKQQVVIDFSFWDRARRDQYKQLIEKAGGKWQLIYLKVHPDDLRERLKIRKRRFDANAFPITEEVLTSYLNGFEIPKGEGEIVIEN
- a CDS encoding MoeB/ThiF family adenylyltransferase: MNDRYSRQELFNPIGKKGQTKLREKSVLIVGAGALGASSAEALTRAGVKRIVLVDRDYVDWTNLQRQQLYSEDDARNQLPKVIAAKNRLQMINRDVEIQAHVMDMGIEEAEELISGIDLIMDATDNFETRLMINDLAQKYQVPWIYGACVGSYGISYTILPGEGPCLNCLLDKIPANGQTCDTVGIIAPAVQMVVAYQTAEALKILVEDFQAVRRKIVTFDLWENQQMQLGMEKAKKEDCPSCGANPAYPYLERKAELKTAVLCGRDTVQIRPSYNREIDLEEMERRLVSHGKVRRNAYLLEVESDSRRFVLFKDGRALVHGTKNTAEAKSIYNRFIG
- a CDS encoding thiazole synthase; translation: MLHIGPYSFSSRLLLGTGKYPDFEIQKKAVDASGSEILTFAVRRMNIYEASQPNFLEMLDLKKYTLLPNTAGAKTAEEAVRIAKLAKASGLCDMVKVEVIGCDKTLLPDPVETLKATDELLKEGFIVLPYTSDDVVLARRLEELGAHAIMPAASPIGSGQGIINPLYLKFIIEQTKVPVIVDAGIGTPSDAMIAMELGADGVLLNTAVAGAKDPVKMALAMKMAVEAGQLGFEAGRIPRKETATACSPLEGLSVK
- the thiS gene encoding sulfur carrier protein ThiS, whose product is MKLKINGDVVQVPDALKSVKELLEHLKLNDQIIIAEVNEEIIQNEKQNNTQIKENDKIELVRFVGGG
- the thiO gene encoding glycine oxidase ThiO; amino-acid sequence: MSLTYDAIVIGGGVIGCSIAYQLSKKQKKVLLLEKGKVGERASSAAAGMLGAQMEFNVDDPFYPLAKMSRQMFRDLSRELYEISGIDIELMENGIYELAFKEDECDRHQQRAERDTLQGETVSWLSSSQLQEREPAISNRALGALYFPNDGQVSPVQLTKAYLEGATFYGTEVKEQTEAVQLIQSGNKVKGVETDSKTIFADHVILAGGVWSSNLLPELQMVPVKGECISFMTSDPLLHGTVKYNGCYLVPKRNNRIFVGATSVPHTFDEKITFAGIFELMERAKQMVPDLNKAAFEKAWTGIRPQTKDGKPYIGHHPQHEGLHVAAGHYRNGILLSPVTGKIIADQIESEVRLYET
- the tenI gene encoding thiazole tautomerase TenI, which produces MKKQLHVITNGKQTGDEITRIARDIHTYITALHIREKTKTAKELTQLLEQLKRNGVPMSKIIINDRVDVAVCWQTKGVQLAYHSLDAALVRAAFPDMMIGCSVHSLEEAQNAEQKGADFLLYGHVFWTESKREQDPRGIEPLHHIVEQTSVPVIAIGGIKAENVCEVLHTGAAGIAVMSGILEAESPLEAAKNYKRELEVWNELNV
- a CDS encoding YjiH family protein, with the protein product MKTAGSWSHSLKFLLFSAVGIFMFFIPITVKGKSSIPLDHLVTWVRDTAGEAVPLYALLVILLGAVYPFYTKTWNKDRVTTTFSLLKVVGLVAAVLLYFEWGPGWLSDPNMGPFLFEKLVIPVGLLVPIGAVFLAFIVGYGLMEFIGVLVQKIMRPIWKTPGRSAVDAVASFVGSYSIGLLITNRVFKEGKYTVKEAAIIATGFSTVSATFMIVVANTLGLMEMWNTYFWTTLVVTFLVTAITVRIRPLSRMDDTYSDGEGHPEEVVTEKYLQTAWRNAMDSSQNAPAFLTNIWSNLKDGFVMAMSILPSIMSVGLIGLLLAEYTPVFDWIGYVFYPITWALQLPDAMLAAKAASIGVAEMFLPALLVAEAALVTKFVIGVVSVASILFFSASIPCVLSTDIPVSLPKLVLIWFQRTVLALILATPLAYLLL